The genomic window CGGCGGTTTCGAGCGCCAGCTTGCCGAACTGGTCCGGCGCGGACAGGTCGCCTTCATCCTCACCGAGCTAACCGACGACCCGGAGTTTTCCGATCTCCATTCGGAGCCGCTTGCTTCCGCGCGCTACGCCGTGGTCGCGCGCCGGGGGCACCCGCTGGAGCGGGCAGGAACGCTTGAGCTTCCGGATCTCCTCGGGTTTCCATGGGTCATGCCCGACAAGGCCGTCAACGCCCAGAAGCGGCTCGACGGGCTGTTCCAGACCGAGGGCCTGAGCCCGCCCGTCGCCCGGATACGTTCGACCTCCAACGGTTTCATCACCACCTATCTGGAACAGTCCGACGCCCTCACCTTCGCCGTCACCCCGATCCTGCGGGGACACCCCGGCCTAACCGAACTGCCGCTGTCCCGGCCGCTGCCCAAACGGACCACAGGCATCCAGCGCCTGCCCGACGACTGGCTCAGCCCGGCCGCCGAGAAAATGCTCGAGCATCTGCGAGTTCTGACGCTGCAGGAGGATGAATTCTAGCCGGGAGCACCGGAGAAGGCATCGCCGCTATCGGGCTTGCTTTCTTCCACGTGTCAGCTGTTTCTGGTCGAAAGCCGTAGCTACGTCTCAGATATCTCGGGAGAATGCTCTATGTAAACGACGTCAGTCATGGGAGCAGAGGAGAACCTGAAACATACAGCTGCTAGTCACGACCT from Martelella sp. NC20 includes these protein-coding regions:
- a CDS encoding LysR family transcriptional regulator, which gives rise to MNLQNLRYLLSIAETGSMTRSAEQLNMTQPALSRGLAALEDEVGAQLFVRLPKAMRLTVFGRVMVRRAQGIFRQLEDAQHEIRHLQEHEETELSVGSGPIWLTGLLPRAINLTTQDLPGVSISVIGGFERQLAELVRRGQVAFILTELTDDPEFSDLHSEPLASARYAVVARRGHPLERAGTLELPDLLGFPWVMPDKAVNAQKRLDGLFQTEGLSPPVARIRSTSNGFITTYLEQSDALTFAVTPILRGHPGLTELPLSRPLPKRTTGIQRLPDDWLSPAAEKMLEHLRVLTLQEDEF